The genomic segment TACTAAACGTTGACATCGTGATATCAACATCATTTTCCAGGTCAAAGTGTTCTGCGGTGCCGCGGCCATTTTTCCCAAAAACGCCGACGGAATGTGCGTCGTCAACCATAATACGAGCACCATATTTTTTTGCGACTTTGACGATGCCCGGCAGGTCAATCAAATTTCCTTCCATGCTGAACACGCCGTCCGCCACAATCAACTTGCCGCTGTTTGGATTGCTCATAGCTAACAAACGATCTAGATCTTCCATATCGTTATGCTTAAACTTTGCCACTCTTCCAAATGAAAGGCGGTTGCCATCTACAATACTGGCGTGGTTGTTTCGATCTGCAAAAATAATGTCGTCCTTTCCAACCACCGTGGAAAGCGTGCCCAAATTGGTTTGAAAGCCCGTTGAGAAGACTAAAGCAGCCTCGGTATTCATGAATTCCGCTAATCTTTCCTCTAATTCCACATGTAAGGAGAGGGTTCCATTTAGATATCTGGAACCGGTGCACCCGGAGCCAAATTCATTCACTGCATCGATTGCAGCTTTTTTGATCCGCGGATCCTGGGTCAACCCCAAATAATTGTTTGAGCCAACCATAATGAGTTTTCGACCATCGATTAAAACCTCCATGTCGGCACCGGATTGTATCTTCTGAAAATAAGGATACCACCCTTGCTCCTTAAGTTCTTGTGCCAAGGTGAAGTTTCGACATTTATCGAATAAATCCGCCAAGACTCTCTCCTAAATTTAAAATGGGGTTAAAATGGGGTCAAG from the candidate division KSB1 bacterium genome contains:
- a CDS encoding pyridoxal phosphate-dependent aminotransferase family protein translates to MADLFDKCRNFTLAQELKEQGWYPYFQKIQSGADMEVLIDGRKLIMVGSNNYLGLTQDPRIKKAAIDAVNEFGSGCTGSRYLNGTLSLHVELEERLAEFMNTEAALVFSTGFQTNLGTLSTVVGKDDIIFADRNNHASIVDGNRLSFGRVAKFKHNDMEDLDRLLAMSNPNSGKLIVADGVFSMEGNLIDLPGIVKVAKKYGARIMVDDAHSVGVFGKNGRGTAEHFDLENDVDITMSTFSKSFASLGGYISGKADVLDYIKHHSRPLIFSASMTPASVASVLAALKIIQDEPERRERLWQNVRKMKTAFDEMGFDTCGSESPIIPIVVGEMLDTFKFWKRLFENGVFANPAVPPAVPPGQSVIRTSYMATHTDEDLNKVLDIFEKTGKDLGLL